In Schizosaccharomyces osmophilus chromosome 1, complete sequence, the genomic window TTGAGATTGGATTTCAGCGATACGCTTCATAGTCCATGCGCGAGGAAATCCTAGAAGAGCACCTTGGTGAAGGAAGGTTACATGGTCCTTCCATGCTTGATCCCAACCATTGAGATAAAGATTGTGATCGTATTGACCACCTGGGTGTAAATGGTCCCAATAATAACAGTGTCCATTATAGTTTTGTTTGCGGCTTTTACTAAGTTTGCATGGCATTGAACCACTTGCACTGGGAAGCTTCGTGGGATAACGAACAACGCTATCCTCATTTTCAAGCCTGAAATCCCAGTCTCCACCTTTTCCGTGGAGGAATTTAGAAGTCCAAAAGTGAGATCCTCCAGTGTTATTTAGATATTGACTCACTTGTGCCTTTCCTAACTGTTTACGTCTATATTGATGCAGCTTAGTTTTTTGCCATGACTCTTCGGTAAGCGTACAACTCCATTCACCGACAATAAGGTTTGAAAGTGATGTTTTATCATACTCTTCTCCGGAGTTTAACTTATTGGTGATTGTCTTCGGGGACTGATTCACCAAATCACCTCCAAAACAGAAATAGCTATGGTGATCAACAATATAAAGACCATTATTTTCTTGTCCATTCACCCAATTCACCCAATCTATTTGACTGTTAGTAACCAAGTGATCCTCCTTGGAATGCAATTGTTTAATCTATTTACTTACGATCTTTGTCCCAACCATCACCAATATAGGTAGGCAAGTAAGAGGGGATCACTTTCCTAGCGTTTTTGTAATAGGAACTAAGTACATCGTACTGTCCCCATTCTGGCTCATTAATCACCTCAATGCCTACGAGATTTGGCTGATTTCTCAAGACGGAAGCAGCATATTGAAGACTAGACACCATTCTTTGTTGATTTTGAGGATTGCTGAAGAATTCCACTTTTCCAGAAGAGGTTCCAGAGTGAGAACCACCATTTGCTTGTCCATAAACGCCGTGAAAGTCAACTAAAACACCAATCGACTTGCTAGCAGCatcttgaattttttgaaccAGAATATTAAGGGAATTTTGATAAACTCCAGTATACTGTGCAAATGGTGTTCCCTGCAAAAATTGGCTTTGTCCAAGTGTCCAATATCCGATGGGTATACGAACGGTATTGACTCCCAACCGCTGAAGGTAGGAAAAATCGTTCGCGGTAATCCAAGATTTCCAATGATTCTCAAATAGCCCACGTGCTCCGTCCGTTCCATGTTTTTGAACAACGCTTTGGACAGCATCTAACTCACTGTCTCCAGCTCcttcaaataaagaatcGTTAATCCATCGTTCTTGCACAAACCAAGCACCCAGATTCACACCAAACTGCTTTCGGTAAATATAAACATCCTGGTCGGAAAAGCccatatttcttttctttttatagAAGACGCCTGTCAAGCAGTTGGCAGGTAAGTTCTGAGCTCATCTTGGTCAtgtttgtaaatatatGCCACACGTCATGGTCttcgtttgtttgtttactacctcatataaacaaataaatagatgaagaaaacaaacaatagggttcttcatcaattcttaaacaaaaacagatAGTTGTAATCATAAATAAGATATTATTCATTATCCATAGCTATTTTGAATGATTaacacaaaaaataaatatcttCAACCGTACAACGGTAACAACTACACGTATATATCTAGTATATCATGATTTATGGAATAATATtatcataaacaaaaagaatagtaaatatataaaacaaacaagagTGCTTTTTCAACGGACACATaatctctttttattatttgttttcaatgatACAGCCGTTAATATGTGCCCCAGCGATAATTCCAATATAGACTGTAGAATGTCAATGGATGAAAATGTAACCAACTCAATATTATTCGATCTGGAGTATAGACCCAGCCCAGCTGGTATATCCAAACCTGTCACCATAtattcatcattttcaaccaaaaaaggaaacccAAGTTTTCAACAACACAAGTTATACGTTTTGCGGTTCAACCATCTAACACAACAGTTACCGATGCAAATCAAAACTGCGGCTAGCAGTTCGAGACAAATGTCTACGAGGCACCCTAGTACTATTACTGCTCGTAACTTGGGTTCTTCTATTACGGCTATTCAGTATCGTATCGTCATTAGCAAGATCCGTCTCGCAATCCTGAATATTTATAGAACTGAGGGCATCAAATAGCTCGTCATAATTAGGGGGAGGAGTTTCGCAAGGAGGAGGACAGCTATCTCCATCAAAGGGAGGTGGATTCGTAGATGGAATTCGAAACAATTCGGGACGACCAGATTTACGAGAACTACCCGCAGAAGAGCTTGCCAAAACGCTCTGCGTCGTAAAAGGGGTTATTTCGGTAGGTTCTACCTGAGTAGCATCTAAACGGCAAGGACATGGTAGCAACACCTGACTATCTCGGTGAGCTGGTTCATAAGGTGGCAATAGAGTGGAATCTTTTACACACCGACAAGACAAGATGCGAATGGGGGTTTCTAtgttaatttcaaaatactTCCTTTTATCCGAATTAACCTCATTTTCAACAGACAAAACTAGAAGAGCTTTAAGCCTGTGTCGAATCTTTATATACTTGTACGTGGTATCAAACGTCAATCTGTCTCGCTCTTTCACTAGACAGGTAGGAAGTTTTACGTTGAAATT contains:
- the exg3 gene encoding cell wall glucan 1,3-beta-glucosidase Exg3, whose translation is MGFSDQDVYIYRKQFGVNLGAWFVQERWINDSLFEGAGDSELDAVQSVVQKHGTDGARGLFENHWKSWITANDFSYLQRLGVNTVRIPIGYWTLGQSQFLQGTPFAQYTGVYQNSLNILVQKIQDAASKSIGVLVDFHGVYGQANGGSHSGTSSGKVEFFSNPQNQQRMVSSLQYAASVLRNQPNLVGIEVINEPEWGQYDVLSSYYKNARKVIPSYLPTYIGDGWDKDHWVNWVNGQENNGLYIVDHHSYFCFGGDLVNQSPKTITNKLNSGEEYDKTSLSNLIVGEWSCTLTEESWQKTKLHQYRRKQLGKAQVSQYLNNTGGSHFWTSKFLHGKGGDWDFRLENEDSVVRYPTKLPSASGSMPCKLSKSRKQNYNGHCYYWDHLHPGGQYDHNLYLNGWDQAWKDHVTFLHQGALLGFPRAWTMKRIAEIQSQSSWEYRDGMNACWTSMQQLGYFKCA